Genomic segment of Oscarella lobularis chromosome 13, ooOscLobu1.1, whole genome shotgun sequence:
CGAAGGTTAGAGTCTAAACGCGTGAGTGTGAatgagtgagtgagtgagtgagatatttatttatacagGGGTTGTCTTCACCTCAAGGCTAATCCTCCAGACACCCTGTGTAAGGCTAATCCTCCAGACACCCTGTGTACGCGGTTCGCGCGTCCGGGTtcaaaaaggaaatcaaaTGTTTATTGCTTACGCGTGATCAATGAGGTaaatggaaaaaaaaaggggaGGAGGGGAAACGTAGACGAATTATTTCTAGACGTCTAACCGTGCCGTTTCGTTTTTGCGAAtgcattctttttttcgagcTACGCTTCCGATCCGTCGCTGTTGACGTCAAtcattttctcctttgaatTCAAATGTTCGAgttcctccttctcttcctccagCTTCTCCTTAGCCGGACGCCTAAAGAATCCCcgctagaaaagaaaaagaaacagaaggacgctagagaaagagagaagaaaatctaaaaacGACTCACCCAAACCATCAGAGCAATGACAAGCACCAAGAAGAGCAAGCTCAAAACGACTACAACCGGAATGACCCATGgttctctctcctcttcctccaccGTCTTTTCGGCACTGATAATTTCGGTAGTCACCTAAGAATAAGAAAGGAAACCGTGAAACGAcagggagaaaaaaagagagtcaAAGTTCGCACTATCATCCTCTTGGGCAAAGTCTTCGGTCCAGTATCGAATGGCACGGGATCCGAAGCGCTATCGAAACTAATAACAGCTTCGGAAGACAAATTCAGCTGAAACATCCTATCCTAAAAAGCGAGCAATCGCAACTAAACCCTGAAGTCTCTTCCTATCACGAAATATTACTTGAAGAAGAGTGTTCTCGAAGAGACGCGTTCGCAGTCtgatttcgactttttctccCGAACTCAATCCGCTGACTTTGCATTGAAACGTCAAGCAAGCGGTCTCATAGACACCCTCGGCTCCGCactgacgagaaaaaaaaagagaattcgacgtatgacgtcacacttcGGAATGGTTCACCTGATCCGCTTCCCTTCTTCCGCGAGAACTCGCTTTCACCGTGGGAATAAGACCGCGATTACTAGACGGCGTCGGTTCCTTAAGCTGCACACAAAGAAACACAATCCCATATAATATTGTATAAATATATCAATTCGCCCTAGTTGTGCGTACGTCGCCCGCGTTGAGGAGACTCAGCTCTTCGGCGTTGCACTGTGCAGGCCCGTTGACCTATACAAGACCCCCACGTCATATTGAGGTGGCACTTCGTGTGTGTCAGAGTCCTCcttacgtcgacgtccgtAAGATACAATAGATAACGATTGTCCGTCGTTTTCTGCGGCCACGTaatcgaaacgatcgtcTCCGGAATAGGCGAAGGACCTCGGTTTCGCACCTAGAGTGACATCGTCTTATTATCAATAAtatgcatatatatatatatatatattagcGAGCCCCTTACGAAATAGGAAATGTTGACTTGTCGTCCGGCCTCCTCGATCGTTCGAGGCGCTGTTAGTCCAGAACCGAACGGATTAGCGGGATCTATGGGCACTTGAGGCGGTTTTGACGTTCTAGAGAAACGCTTGGAAATACGAATGAACTAGACGTTATTTCATCTTACCCTTGAAGGCCAAAATCTGCTCTTTTGATAACTTGAATAGGAGGCGTTACTACGGTGTTGTCGTCTAAAGTCGTATTCTTTTCCGGATTGGTGCTGGAGAAAAGACCGGGTCGTTGAACCTCCCCCCCTTCTTTTATGAAATTATTAACCCTTCGCGTACCTTTGAGCTTCGACGGTGAAACTaaattctttcgtcgtcaatgacAAGCCAGCGAGCAGTAGAACAAAAGTGAGATCGGCCTATAGTACAGTATGCACATTATATGTTtcgcttttaattaaactcacTTCCTGATTAGCGTTCAGCGGATTTCCAATGTCGCACGTATATTTAATCATGTTATTGTCTCTCGTTTCATTGGAACACACAATCAGATTAGTCTGCAGCCCccaaaaaagtcaaaaaaagtgacgtcacaatttcTCTATTCACTCACTCTGAGCAGAACGCGTTCCAACGTGAGTTCCTTCGAAAACGTCACGCTCACCTTGGCAGCGTACGCCGCCTCGTCCAGATTCTCGACGAGCACGCGCAGACGAATCGAAGCGTCCAGGCCGAGCGCCACCATAGATGTACTAAGAGGTGCCACCGAAGCAATCCTGCACATATTAAGGAtccaaaaaaaaagagagagagaaaacgaagaagacagaCGGACCCTTCTTGCGTCGCGCTGCCGGTCACTGTAACGCTCTTCAAGCGCAAATCCGGAACGCAAATAAAATCCAGACGACAGCCGCGGAGAAGGTAAGCCTAAAGACTCattaaaatacaaaaaaaaattgcgtcgcgacgaacgcgtaCGGATTCGGAGACGCCGAGAGGCGAATTATCGGCGTTCTTTCGAAGAACAGACGGAAGCGCTCGTATGAAGGGATTGCCTCCGGACGTCGGTAATTTCGGCTCGGGAGGAAGACGATACGTGACGTCGACCGTCACCGGGGTAACCAGTTTCGTGATTTGGCTCTGCGCCGGAGAGAATTGTTTTGGGAATAGGAGATCTTATTATTGCTCTCACTCGCAATGTGAGACTGAATGTCTTGCAGGCCGGTACGGTGATCGTGCCGCTTTTCTTCGCCAAATTCGCCGTGTCGTTGAACCACGCTCGCGGAATGAAGCCGCGATCGCTTTGCACTTTATCCACTTCGATATCATAATTGACGtctagagaaaagaaataattaatcaagatCTTATTCCCTGGGGCGTACTCAGATTCGATTCGCCGATGATTCTCGCGTCGCGAAGACACAACTTGGCCTCAAAGCTGAAACGAAACACCGGCGCGCGTCAAACAGCAATAAATCGAGAATTCCACAACAGAATAAGTCTTACTCAGTTATATTGGGATAATTGAGAAACTGGGGCGAGAGGTCGAGCGTAGCAACGATTACGGCAACGGGCTTCGATCGAAGCACAACGGCTTTCTCGGACCGAAACGCTCCAACAACAATATCTATAGTCAAtaactatatatatataatttagGTGGCGATTAACGTACCTTTATAGCTATTCCCgtccaaatcgacgccgcctgccagcgCAGCGCCGAAGCCGAGCATCGAAAAATTGAGGTTCAAGCTCGACGATGGAATAACCTAAACGAATGTCACCACTTACTCCCAAAggaacaagaagaaaaatcccCAAGTACTTgaagcggcgacgcgacgagtccgttcagcgacgtcgtgtAGAGATAAACGGTGGGATCGTCGGCGAAGGGAGCCCCAATGACgatatctaaagaaaaaaatataagTCCTAGGGAGGGGGTCGACGTCTCGAGATTCTCGCACCCGTAAAGCCGtccaaattgacgtcaccgaccGCTGCAATTGCGTAGCCGAACGTTCCACGAGCCAACGGTCCCGTTAGAACGCGATCAAGCATCAAGTCACTCTATAGGAATAAGAATAAGAATACGAATAAGAAATATTGATTGATGTTCTTTGTCTACTTTTTGCGTGTTGATGTACGTGTAGACTCGGCCTTGCTCTCGTAGTTCTCCCGTGTAGTAGGgagcgccgacgacgacgtcgtcgtaacCGTCGCGATtcagatcgacgacgacgacggaatgaCCGAAATAAGCGCCCACCTCAAATAGAAATCAcacatctttttttttcttcttctcttgaaAACTCACTTCAAAGCCTGTtttcgaaagagaaactgaAACCGTTCCAGCCGCGGTGTACGAAAGTATGACGATCTGGTTAGAAGTAAGTATAGGATACAATTGACGgtgcgcttttcttttctacttACCCTGCCACGATAGTCGTCAGCACGCGGCACTCCAACGATGTATTctacagagagaaaaaaaagaagaaaacgcgtcaaCGCATCATAACAACGTCACTCTCTCGTACCATTCGTATTTCCGTGAAATTTAAAAGTGCCAAAGGCGACAGTATAGCCTGAAGGAACAAGATAAAGTCAAAAAAATAGGAATAAATAATTGCTTATTTCTTACCCAAATAATTGAACTCTCTCGCTCCGATACGAGCCTGGGAGCTAGCCACAACCTTGTACGTCTTGCTCACGGAAATATAATCGCTGAAGTCAATGATTTCCGAGTTccctaatgacgtcacaggtCAATGAATGAAAGAACGAAAATCTATATGATAAATTCACCTTGCCAATTGTAAGAGCCCGGATTTCCAAAAAGAATTCGCTTTCCATCCTAGAGggggggagggagaggaAATCGCGTTTCCCTGGCAACGCGAAAGTCCAGTATTATTTCTTACGTCTGCCAAGGCGACGCCAGTTCCCGTTTGACAGAAACTGAAACCGCT
This window contains:
- the LOC136194972 gene encoding integrin alpha-9-like, coding for MIAAPTLIAFLFAGANAFNIDTELPIVRTGARPSDTKLFGYSVAPYSNSQGKWILVGAPRDDSDGMTQFGALYRCRLDRDAKCEPFTGYPGILTQHDPFEDRNKDRDHVRDQWLGVSVAANPGGIIVTCAHRYVDFTANLGHYDPIGRCFMFDSTFKLQPVSTPCKDRFGGISGFSFCQTGTGVALADDGKRILFGNPGSYNWQGNSEIIDFSDYISVSKTYKVVASSQARIGAREFNYLGYTVAFGTFKFHGNTNEYIVGVPRADDYRGRIVILSYTAAGTVSVSLSKTGFEVGAYFGHSVVVVDLNRDGYDDVVVGAPYYTGELREQGRVYTYINTQKSDLMLDRVLTGPLARGTFGYAIAAVGDVNLDGFTDIVIGAPFADDPTVYLYTTSLNGLVASPLQVIPSSSLNLNFSMLGFGAALAGGVDLDGNSYKDIVVGAFRSEKAVVLRSKPVAVIVATLDLSPQFLNYPNITDFEAKLCLRDARIIGESNLNVNYDIEVDKVQSDRGFIPRAWFNDTANLAKKSGTITVPACKTFSLTLRSQITKLVTPVTVDVTYRLPPEPKLPTSGGNPFIRALPSVLRKNADNSPLGVSESAYLLRGCRLDFICVPDLRLKSVTVTGSATQEGIASVAPLSTSMVALGLDASIRLRVLVENLDEAAYAAKVSVTFSKELTLERVLLRTNLIVCSNETRDNNMIKYTCDIGNPLNANQEADLTFVLLLAGLSLTTKEFSFTVEAQSTNPEKNTTLDDNTVVTPPIQVIKRADFGLQGTSKPPQVPIDPANPFGSGLTAPRTIEEAGRQVNISYFVRNRGPSPIPETIVSITWPQKTTDNRYLLYLTDVDVNGPAQCNAEELSLLNAGDLKEPTPSSNRGLIPTVKASSRGRREADQCGAEGVYETACLTFQCKVSGLSSGEKVEIRLRTRLFENTLLQDRMFQLNLSSEAVISFDSASDPVPFDTGPKTLPKRMIVTTEIISAEKTVEEEEREPWVIPVVVVLSLLFLVLVIALMVWRGFFRRPAKEKLEEEKEELEHLNSKEKMIDVNSDGSEA